In Pseudomonas sp. ADAK2, the genomic window GCAAGGCGCGGGAGTAGAAGGTGTCGTTGTTCGGTGAGACGACTTTGTTGTCTTCCGGGCCGAGCAAACGCGGTTCGCTGTACAACCGATTGAACGGCAGTTTCGCGGCGATGGCGGTCAGGACTTTGTCGTGTTCGACGGTGGCGTAGGCGAAGACATAAGCCTCTTGCGCCAGCATCTTCGCTTGCGGTTGATCGAGGGTTGCAGCGTGAACAGTGCCCAGGCTTGCGCCGAGGGCCAGAGCAGAAATCCAGTAGCGCATATCAGGTCTCCAGACAAATAAACATCAGCACGCACAACGCTGATCGTTCCCACGCTCCGCGTGAGAATGCAGCCCGAGACGCTCGCGTCCCAAAGCGGACGCGGAGCGTCCATTGAGGCATTCCCACGCAGAGCGTGGGAACGATCAACATGCCAAGGACGGGATTACTTGGCCCAGCGGCGCAGATCCGACGGGGTGTAGTCGTCGGTCTTGGCCGCGAAGCCGACTCGCATCGGCTCGGTCTCTTCGTTGGCCAGGCCACCGGCGTAATAGCGTCCGGAGATCAGGTCGTACGAGGTTTCGAGCACGTTGTAGGTGAAGCCATGGTCGTACTGCTGAATCGCGTGCAGTTCGCCGCTGCGCCACAGTTCACCACGGCTGTCGTATTGGTCTGACTGGGCGATCTGCCAACTGTCCTCATCCACATAAAACCGGCGCTTGGCGTAGATGTGCCGGGCGTTCGGCTTGAGGGTCGCTTCCACTACCCAGACCCGGTGTTTCTCGTAACGGGCCAGGTCCTGATTGATGTGGTTGGGCTTGATCACCTCGTCGTACTTAAGGCTGTGGCTGCCGATTTTGTAACTGTTGTAGGGAATGAACAGCTCCTGTTTGCCGATCAGTTTCCAGTCGAAACGGTCCGGCGCGCCGTTGTAGCCGTCGATGTTGTCGGCGGTGATCAGGCCGTTGCTGTAGCGGGCGCTGTTGTCGTAGGCAATCATCGGCGCCCGACGCACCCGGCGCTGGCCCGGCAGGTATTGCCAGGCCGAACGCGGCTCGGCGACCTGGTCGATCGGTTCGTGCACCAGCACCGCTTCGCCGGACAGCCGCGCCGGTTCCAGTACCCGGCTCTTGAACATGAACAGCATGTTGGCCCCCGGTTCCAGGCCGCCCACGGTGTCGGCGAAGTTGATCAGCGACTGGTTGCGCACGTAACTGGTGGCGCCGTTTTCCCGCACCAGCGCCGAACTGCTGATGCGCTCGTAGCTGCCGCCGCGA contains:
- a CDS encoding DUF1329 domain-containing protein, with product MRMQLCVLALACTVGLAQAKGTDTAALGKTLTPMGSEMAANADGSIPAWTGGLASNAGTVDSKGGYSDPFAAEKPLFTIDGKNVAQYQKFLSPGQIALFKRFPDSYKMNIYPSHRSANLPKEVLAQSRDNVAKTSLADGGNGLHDYARGIPFPLPTEGLEVMWNHMTRYRGGSYERISSSALVRENGATSYVRNQSLINFADTVGGLEPGANMLFMFKSRVLEPARLSGEAVLVHEPIDQVAEPRSAWQYLPGQRRVRRAPMIAYDNSARYSNGLITADNIDGYNGAPDRFDWKLIGKQELFIPYNSYKIGSHSLKYDEVIKPNHINQDLARYEKHRVWVVEATLKPNARHIYAKRRFYVDEDSWQIAQSDQYDSRGELWRSGELHAIQQYDHGFTYNVLETSYDLISGRYYAGGLANEETEPMRVGFAAKTDDYTPSDLRRWAK